In the genome of Physeter macrocephalus isolate SW-GA chromosome 20, ASM283717v5, whole genome shotgun sequence, one region contains:
- the NFKB2 gene encoding nuclear factor NF-kappa-B p100 subunit isoform X2, translated as MDSCYDPGLDGIIEYDDFKFNPSIVEPKEPAPETADGPYLVIVEQPKQRGFRFRYGCEGPSHGGLPGASSEKGRKTYPTVKICNYEGPAKIEVDLVTHSDPPRAHAHSLVGKQCSELGVCAVSVGPKDMTAQFNNLGVLHVTKKNMMEIMIQKLQRQRLRSRPQGLTEAERRELEQEAKELKKVMDLSIVRLRFSAFLRASDGSFSLPLKPVISQPIHDSKSPGASNLKISRMDKTAGSVRGGDEVYLLCDKVQKDDIEVRFYEDDENGWQAFGDFSPTDVHKQYAIVFRTPPYHKMKIERPVTVFLQLKRKRGGDVSDSKQFTYYPLVEDKEEVQRKRRKALPTFSQPFGGGSHMGGGSGGPAGGYGGAGGGGGSLGFFSSSLAYSPYQSGAAPMGCYPGGGGGAQMASEAPSVDAGEEAAEPSAPSGTLQREQQAPELLHRAREYNARLFGLAQRSARALLDYGVTADARALLAGQRHLLTAQDENGDTPLHLAIIHGQTSVIEQIAHVIYHAPHLGVVNLTNHLHQTPLHLAVITGQTSVVSFLLQVGADPALLDRHGDSAVHLALRARASAPDLLRTLLRSGVPSMPQLLHVPDFEGLYPVHLAVRARSPECLDLLVDNGAEVEAAERQGGRTALHLATEMEELGLVTHLVTKLRANVNARTFAGNTPLHLAAGLGSPTLTRLLLKAGADIHAENEEPLCPLPSPPTSGSDSDSEGSERDTRGSFRGHTPLDLTRSSKVKTLLLNAAQDTMAPPLTPPSPAGPEMPLEDTVLQNLEHLLDGPGAQGSWAELAERLGLRSLVDTYRKTASPSGSLLRSYKLAGGDLAGLLDALSDMGLEEGVRLLRGPETREKLPSTEVKEDSAYGSQSVEQEAEKLGPPPEPPGGLCHGHPQPQVH; from the exons ATGGACAGTTGCTACGACCCA GGTCTGGATGGCATCATTGAATATGATGATTTCAAATTCAACCCGTCCATTGTGGAGCCCAAGGAGCCAGCCCCAGAGACAG CTGATGGCCCCTACCTGGTGATCGTGGAACAGCCTAAGCAG CGAGGCTTCCGATTTCGATATGGCTGTGAAGGCCCTTCCCACGGGGGACTGCCAGGTGCCTCCAGCGAGAAGGGTCGGAAGACTTATCCCACTGTCAAG ATCTGTAACTACGAGGGACCAGCCAAGATCGAGGTGGACCTGGTAACACACAGTGACCCGCCTCGTGCTCACGCCCACAGTTTGGTGGGCAAGCAATGCTCCGAGCTGGGGGTCTGCGCAGTGTCTGTGGGGCCCAAGGACATGACTGCCCA ATTTAACAACCTGGGTGTCCTGCATGTGACCAAGAAGAACATGATGGAGATTATGATACAAAAACTTCAGAGACAGCGGCTTCGCTCCAGGCCCCAGGGCCTTACGG AGGCTGAGCGTCGGGAGCTGGAGCAGGAGGCCAAGGAACTAAAGAAGGTGATGGATCTGAGCATTGTGCGGCTGCGCTTTTCTGCCTTCCTTCGAGCCAGTGATGgctccttctctctgcccctgAAGCCAGTTATCTCTCAGCCCATCCATGACAGCA AGTCTCCTGGAGCCTCAAACCTGAAGATTTCTCGAATGGACAAGACAGCTGGCTCTGTGCGGGGTGGAGATGAGGTTTATCTGCTTTGTGACAAGGTGCAGAAAG ATGACATTGAGGTTCGGTTCTACGAGGATGATGAGAATGGATGGCAGGCCTTCGGGGACTTCTCTCCCACAGATGTTCACAAACAG TATGCCATTGTGTTCCGGACACCTCCCTATCACAAGATGAAGATTGAGCGTCCTGTAACCGTGTTCCTGCAACTGAAACGCAAGCGTGGGGGGGATGTCTCTGACTCCAAACAGTTCACCTATTATCCTCTGGTGGAAG ACAAGGAGGAGGTGCAGCGGAAGCGGAGGAAAGCCTTGCCCACCTTCTCCCAGCCCTTTGGGGGTGGCTCCCACATGGGTGGAGGCTCTGGGGGCCCGGCTGGGGGTtatggaggagctggaggaggag GTGGCAGCCTCggctttttctcctcctccttggccTACAGCCCCTACCAGTCCGGTGCGGCCCCAATGGGCTGCTACccgggaggcgggggcggggcgcagATGGCCTCCGAGGCGCCTAGCGTGGATGCTGGGGAGGAAGCAGCAGAGCCGAGCGCCCCCTCCGGGACCCTCCAGCGCGAACAGCAGGCCCCAGAGCTGCTGCATCGAG CCCGGGAATACAACGCGCGCCTCTTCGGCCTGGCGCAGCGCAGCGCCCGAGCCTTGCTCGACTACGGCGTCACAGCAGACGCGCGCGCGCTGCTGGCGGGACAGCGCCACCTGCTGACCGCGCAGGACGAGAACGGAGACAC gccgctGCATTTGGCCATCATCCACGGGCAGACCAGCGTCATTGAGCAAATAGCCCACGTCATCTACCACGCCCCGCACCTCGGCGTTGTTAATCTCACCAACCACCTGCACCAG ACGCCCCTGCATCTGGCAGTGATCACCGGGCAGACCAGCGTGGTGAGCTTCCTGCTGCAGGTGGGCGCAGATCCAGCACTGCTGGATCGGCATGGAGACTCAGCCGTGCACCTGGCACTCCGGGCACGTGCCAGTGCCCCCGACCTGCTGCGCACCCTGCTGCGGAGTGGGGTTCCCAGCATGCCCCAGCTGTTGCACGTGCCAGACTTCGAAG GGCTGTACCCAGTACACCTGGCGGTCCGTGCCCGAAGCCCCGAGTGCCTGGATCTGCTGGTGGACAACGGGGCTGAAGTGGAGGCTGCAGAGCGGCAGGGGGGCCGAACAGCCCTGCATCTAGCCACAGAAATGGAGGAGCTGGGGTTGGTCACCCATTTGGTCACCAAG CTCCGGGCCAACGTGAATGCCCGTACCTTTGCGGGAAACACGCCCCTACACCTGGCAGCTGGACTGGGATCCCCGACCCTCACCCGTCTCCTTCTGAAGGCTG GTGCCGACATCCATGCAGAGAACGAGGAGCCCCTGTGCCCACTGCCTTCGCCCCCCACCTCTGGTAGTGACTCAGATTCTGAGGGCTCTGAGAGGGACACCCGAGGCAGCTTTCGGGGCCACACACCTCTTGACCTCACTCGCAGCAGCAAG GTGAAGACCTTGCTGCTAAATGCTGCTCAGGACACCATGGCGCCCCCCCTGACCCCACCTAGCCCTGCAG GACCAGAGATGCCACTCGAGGATACAGTCCTACAGAACCTGGAGCATCTGCTAGACGGGCCAGGAGCCCAGGGCAGCTGGGCAGAGCTGGCAGAACGGCTGGGTCTGCGCAGTCTGGTGGACACGTATCGAAAGACGGCCTCACCCAGCGGCAGTCTCCTACGCAGTTACAAG cTGGCTGGTGGGGACTTGGCGGGCCTGCTGGATGCCCTGTCTGACATGGGCCTGGAGGAGGGAGTGAGGCTGCTGAGGGGTCCTGAGACCCGAGAAAAGCTGCCTAGCACAG AGGTAAAGGAGGACAGTGCATATGGGAGCCAGTCGGTGGAACAGGAAGCAGAGAAGCTGGGCCCTCCTCCTGAGCCACCAGGAGGGCTCTGCCACGGACATCCCCAGCCTCAGGTGCACTGA
- the NFKB2 gene encoding nuclear factor NF-kappa-B p100 subunit isoform X1, with the protein MDSCYDPGLDGIIEYDDFKFNPSIVEPKEPAPETADGPYLVIVEQPKQRGFRFRYGCEGPSHGGLPGASSEKGRKTYPTVKICNYEGPAKIEVDLVTHSDPPRAHAHSLVGKQCSELGVCAVSVGPKDMTAQFNNLGVLHVTKKNMMEIMIQKLQRQRLRSRPQGLTEAERRELEQEAKELKKVMDLSIVRLRFSAFLRASDGSFSLPLKPVISQPIHDSKSPGASNLKISRMDKTAGSVRGGDEVYLLCDKVQKDDIEVRFYEDDENGWQAFGDFSPTDVHKQYAIVFRTPPYHKMKIERPVTVFLQLKRKRGGDVSDSKQFTYYPLVEDKEEVQRKRRKALPTFSQPFGGGSHMGGGSGGPAGGYGGAGGGGGSLGFFSSSLAYSPYQSGAAPMGCYPGGGGGAQMASEAPSVDAGEEAAEPSAPSGTLQREQQAPELLHRAREYNARLFGLAQRSARALLDYGVTADARALLAGQRHLLTAQDENGDTPLHLAIIHGQTSVIEQIAHVIYHAPHLGVVNLTNHLHQTPLHLAVITGQTSVVSFLLQVGADPALLDRHGDSAVHLALRARASAPDLLRTLLRSGVPSMPQLLHVPDFEGLYPVHLAVRARSPECLDLLVDNGAEVEAAERQGGRTALHLATEMEELGLVTHLVTKLRANVNARTFAGNTPLHLAAGLGSPTLTRLLLKAGADIHAENEEPLCPLPSPPTSGSDSDSEGSERDTRGSFRGHTPLDLTRSSKVKTLLLNAAQDTMAPPLTPPSPAGPEMPLEDTVLQNLEHLLDGPGAQGSWAELAERLGLRSLVDTYRKTASPSGSLLRSYKLAGGDLAGLLDALSDMGLEEGVRLLRGPETREKLPSTAEVKEDSAYGSQSVEQEAEKLGPPPEPPGGLCHGHPQPQVH; encoded by the exons ATGGACAGTTGCTACGACCCA GGTCTGGATGGCATCATTGAATATGATGATTTCAAATTCAACCCGTCCATTGTGGAGCCCAAGGAGCCAGCCCCAGAGACAG CTGATGGCCCCTACCTGGTGATCGTGGAACAGCCTAAGCAG CGAGGCTTCCGATTTCGATATGGCTGTGAAGGCCCTTCCCACGGGGGACTGCCAGGTGCCTCCAGCGAGAAGGGTCGGAAGACTTATCCCACTGTCAAG ATCTGTAACTACGAGGGACCAGCCAAGATCGAGGTGGACCTGGTAACACACAGTGACCCGCCTCGTGCTCACGCCCACAGTTTGGTGGGCAAGCAATGCTCCGAGCTGGGGGTCTGCGCAGTGTCTGTGGGGCCCAAGGACATGACTGCCCA ATTTAACAACCTGGGTGTCCTGCATGTGACCAAGAAGAACATGATGGAGATTATGATACAAAAACTTCAGAGACAGCGGCTTCGCTCCAGGCCCCAGGGCCTTACGG AGGCTGAGCGTCGGGAGCTGGAGCAGGAGGCCAAGGAACTAAAGAAGGTGATGGATCTGAGCATTGTGCGGCTGCGCTTTTCTGCCTTCCTTCGAGCCAGTGATGgctccttctctctgcccctgAAGCCAGTTATCTCTCAGCCCATCCATGACAGCA AGTCTCCTGGAGCCTCAAACCTGAAGATTTCTCGAATGGACAAGACAGCTGGCTCTGTGCGGGGTGGAGATGAGGTTTATCTGCTTTGTGACAAGGTGCAGAAAG ATGACATTGAGGTTCGGTTCTACGAGGATGATGAGAATGGATGGCAGGCCTTCGGGGACTTCTCTCCCACAGATGTTCACAAACAG TATGCCATTGTGTTCCGGACACCTCCCTATCACAAGATGAAGATTGAGCGTCCTGTAACCGTGTTCCTGCAACTGAAACGCAAGCGTGGGGGGGATGTCTCTGACTCCAAACAGTTCACCTATTATCCTCTGGTGGAAG ACAAGGAGGAGGTGCAGCGGAAGCGGAGGAAAGCCTTGCCCACCTTCTCCCAGCCCTTTGGGGGTGGCTCCCACATGGGTGGAGGCTCTGGGGGCCCGGCTGGGGGTtatggaggagctggaggaggag GTGGCAGCCTCggctttttctcctcctccttggccTACAGCCCCTACCAGTCCGGTGCGGCCCCAATGGGCTGCTACccgggaggcgggggcggggcgcagATGGCCTCCGAGGCGCCTAGCGTGGATGCTGGGGAGGAAGCAGCAGAGCCGAGCGCCCCCTCCGGGACCCTCCAGCGCGAACAGCAGGCCCCAGAGCTGCTGCATCGAG CCCGGGAATACAACGCGCGCCTCTTCGGCCTGGCGCAGCGCAGCGCCCGAGCCTTGCTCGACTACGGCGTCACAGCAGACGCGCGCGCGCTGCTGGCGGGACAGCGCCACCTGCTGACCGCGCAGGACGAGAACGGAGACAC gccgctGCATTTGGCCATCATCCACGGGCAGACCAGCGTCATTGAGCAAATAGCCCACGTCATCTACCACGCCCCGCACCTCGGCGTTGTTAATCTCACCAACCACCTGCACCAG ACGCCCCTGCATCTGGCAGTGATCACCGGGCAGACCAGCGTGGTGAGCTTCCTGCTGCAGGTGGGCGCAGATCCAGCACTGCTGGATCGGCATGGAGACTCAGCCGTGCACCTGGCACTCCGGGCACGTGCCAGTGCCCCCGACCTGCTGCGCACCCTGCTGCGGAGTGGGGTTCCCAGCATGCCCCAGCTGTTGCACGTGCCAGACTTCGAAG GGCTGTACCCAGTACACCTGGCGGTCCGTGCCCGAAGCCCCGAGTGCCTGGATCTGCTGGTGGACAACGGGGCTGAAGTGGAGGCTGCAGAGCGGCAGGGGGGCCGAACAGCCCTGCATCTAGCCACAGAAATGGAGGAGCTGGGGTTGGTCACCCATTTGGTCACCAAG CTCCGGGCCAACGTGAATGCCCGTACCTTTGCGGGAAACACGCCCCTACACCTGGCAGCTGGACTGGGATCCCCGACCCTCACCCGTCTCCTTCTGAAGGCTG GTGCCGACATCCATGCAGAGAACGAGGAGCCCCTGTGCCCACTGCCTTCGCCCCCCACCTCTGGTAGTGACTCAGATTCTGAGGGCTCTGAGAGGGACACCCGAGGCAGCTTTCGGGGCCACACACCTCTTGACCTCACTCGCAGCAGCAAG GTGAAGACCTTGCTGCTAAATGCTGCTCAGGACACCATGGCGCCCCCCCTGACCCCACCTAGCCCTGCAG GACCAGAGATGCCACTCGAGGATACAGTCCTACAGAACCTGGAGCATCTGCTAGACGGGCCAGGAGCCCAGGGCAGCTGGGCAGAGCTGGCAGAACGGCTGGGTCTGCGCAGTCTGGTGGACACGTATCGAAAGACGGCCTCACCCAGCGGCAGTCTCCTACGCAGTTACAAG cTGGCTGGTGGGGACTTGGCGGGCCTGCTGGATGCCCTGTCTGACATGGGCCTGGAGGAGGGAGTGAGGCTGCTGAGGGGTCCTGAGACCCGAGAAAAGCTGCCTAGCACAG CAGAGGTAAAGGAGGACAGTGCATATGGGAGCCAGTCGGTGGAACAGGAAGCAGAGAAGCTGGGCCCTCCTCCTGAGCCACCAGGAGGGCTCTGCCACGGACATCCCCAGCCTCAGGTGCACTGA
- the NFKB2 gene encoding nuclear factor NF-kappa-B p100 subunit isoform X3, whose translation MDSCYDPGLDGIIEYDDFKFNPSIVEPKEPAPETADGPYLVIVEQPKQRGFRFRYGCEGPSHGGLPGASSEKGRKTYPTVKICNYEGPAKIEVDLVTHSDPPRAHAHSLVGKQCSELGVCAVSVGPKDMTAQFNNLGVLHVTKKNMMEIMIQKLQRQRLRSRPQGLTEAERRELEQEAKELKKVMDLSIVRLRFSAFLRASDGSFSLPLKPVISQPIHDSKSPGASNLKISRMDKTAGSVRGGDEVYLLCDKVQKDDIEVRFYEDDENGWQAFGDFSPTDVHKQYAIVFRTPPYHKMKIERPVTVFLQLKHKEEVQRKRRKALPTFSQPFGGGSHMGGGSGGPAGGYGGAGGGGGSLGFFSSSLAYSPYQSGAAPMGCYPGGGGGAQMASEAPSVDAGEEAAEPSAPSGTLQREQQAPELLHRAREYNARLFGLAQRSARALLDYGVTADARALLAGQRHLLTAQDENGDTPLHLAIIHGQTSVIEQIAHVIYHAPHLGVVNLTNHLHQTPLHLAVITGQTSVVSFLLQVGADPALLDRHGDSAVHLALRARASAPDLLRTLLRSGVPSMPQLLHVPDFEGLYPVHLAVRARSPECLDLLVDNGAEVEAAERQGGRTALHLATEMEELGLVTHLVTKLRANVNARTFAGNTPLHLAAGLGSPTLTRLLLKAGADIHAENEEPLCPLPSPPTSGSDSDSEGSERDTRGSFRGHTPLDLTRSSKVKTLLLNAAQDTMAPPLTPPSPAGPEMPLEDTVLQNLEHLLDGPGAQGSWAELAERLGLRSLVDTYRKTASPSGSLLRSYKLAGGDLAGLLDALSDMGLEEGVRLLRGPETREKLPSTAEVKEDSAYGSQSVEQEAEKLGPPPEPPGGLCHGHPQPQVH comes from the exons ATGGACAGTTGCTACGACCCA GGTCTGGATGGCATCATTGAATATGATGATTTCAAATTCAACCCGTCCATTGTGGAGCCCAAGGAGCCAGCCCCAGAGACAG CTGATGGCCCCTACCTGGTGATCGTGGAACAGCCTAAGCAG CGAGGCTTCCGATTTCGATATGGCTGTGAAGGCCCTTCCCACGGGGGACTGCCAGGTGCCTCCAGCGAGAAGGGTCGGAAGACTTATCCCACTGTCAAG ATCTGTAACTACGAGGGACCAGCCAAGATCGAGGTGGACCTGGTAACACACAGTGACCCGCCTCGTGCTCACGCCCACAGTTTGGTGGGCAAGCAATGCTCCGAGCTGGGGGTCTGCGCAGTGTCTGTGGGGCCCAAGGACATGACTGCCCA ATTTAACAACCTGGGTGTCCTGCATGTGACCAAGAAGAACATGATGGAGATTATGATACAAAAACTTCAGAGACAGCGGCTTCGCTCCAGGCCCCAGGGCCTTACGG AGGCTGAGCGTCGGGAGCTGGAGCAGGAGGCCAAGGAACTAAAGAAGGTGATGGATCTGAGCATTGTGCGGCTGCGCTTTTCTGCCTTCCTTCGAGCCAGTGATGgctccttctctctgcccctgAAGCCAGTTATCTCTCAGCCCATCCATGACAGCA AGTCTCCTGGAGCCTCAAACCTGAAGATTTCTCGAATGGACAAGACAGCTGGCTCTGTGCGGGGTGGAGATGAGGTTTATCTGCTTTGTGACAAGGTGCAGAAAG ATGACATTGAGGTTCGGTTCTACGAGGATGATGAGAATGGATGGCAGGCCTTCGGGGACTTCTCTCCCACAGATGTTCACAAACAG TATGCCATTGTGTTCCGGACACCTCCCTATCACAAGATGAAGATTGAGCGTCCTGTAACCGTGTTCCTGCAACTGAAAC ACAAGGAGGAGGTGCAGCGGAAGCGGAGGAAAGCCTTGCCCACCTTCTCCCAGCCCTTTGGGGGTGGCTCCCACATGGGTGGAGGCTCTGGGGGCCCGGCTGGGGGTtatggaggagctggaggaggag GTGGCAGCCTCggctttttctcctcctccttggccTACAGCCCCTACCAGTCCGGTGCGGCCCCAATGGGCTGCTACccgggaggcgggggcggggcgcagATGGCCTCCGAGGCGCCTAGCGTGGATGCTGGGGAGGAAGCAGCAGAGCCGAGCGCCCCCTCCGGGACCCTCCAGCGCGAACAGCAGGCCCCAGAGCTGCTGCATCGAG CCCGGGAATACAACGCGCGCCTCTTCGGCCTGGCGCAGCGCAGCGCCCGAGCCTTGCTCGACTACGGCGTCACAGCAGACGCGCGCGCGCTGCTGGCGGGACAGCGCCACCTGCTGACCGCGCAGGACGAGAACGGAGACAC gccgctGCATTTGGCCATCATCCACGGGCAGACCAGCGTCATTGAGCAAATAGCCCACGTCATCTACCACGCCCCGCACCTCGGCGTTGTTAATCTCACCAACCACCTGCACCAG ACGCCCCTGCATCTGGCAGTGATCACCGGGCAGACCAGCGTGGTGAGCTTCCTGCTGCAGGTGGGCGCAGATCCAGCACTGCTGGATCGGCATGGAGACTCAGCCGTGCACCTGGCACTCCGGGCACGTGCCAGTGCCCCCGACCTGCTGCGCACCCTGCTGCGGAGTGGGGTTCCCAGCATGCCCCAGCTGTTGCACGTGCCAGACTTCGAAG GGCTGTACCCAGTACACCTGGCGGTCCGTGCCCGAAGCCCCGAGTGCCTGGATCTGCTGGTGGACAACGGGGCTGAAGTGGAGGCTGCAGAGCGGCAGGGGGGCCGAACAGCCCTGCATCTAGCCACAGAAATGGAGGAGCTGGGGTTGGTCACCCATTTGGTCACCAAG CTCCGGGCCAACGTGAATGCCCGTACCTTTGCGGGAAACACGCCCCTACACCTGGCAGCTGGACTGGGATCCCCGACCCTCACCCGTCTCCTTCTGAAGGCTG GTGCCGACATCCATGCAGAGAACGAGGAGCCCCTGTGCCCACTGCCTTCGCCCCCCACCTCTGGTAGTGACTCAGATTCTGAGGGCTCTGAGAGGGACACCCGAGGCAGCTTTCGGGGCCACACACCTCTTGACCTCACTCGCAGCAGCAAG GTGAAGACCTTGCTGCTAAATGCTGCTCAGGACACCATGGCGCCCCCCCTGACCCCACCTAGCCCTGCAG GACCAGAGATGCCACTCGAGGATACAGTCCTACAGAACCTGGAGCATCTGCTAGACGGGCCAGGAGCCCAGGGCAGCTGGGCAGAGCTGGCAGAACGGCTGGGTCTGCGCAGTCTGGTGGACACGTATCGAAAGACGGCCTCACCCAGCGGCAGTCTCCTACGCAGTTACAAG cTGGCTGGTGGGGACTTGGCGGGCCTGCTGGATGCCCTGTCTGACATGGGCCTGGAGGAGGGAGTGAGGCTGCTGAGGGGTCCTGAGACCCGAGAAAAGCTGCCTAGCACAG CAGAGGTAAAGGAGGACAGTGCATATGGGAGCCAGTCGGTGGAACAGGAAGCAGAGAAGCTGGGCCCTCCTCCTGAGCCACCAGGAGGGCTCTGCCACGGACATCCCCAGCCTCAGGTGCACTGA